From a single Serratia surfactantfaciens genomic region:
- a CDS encoding HlyD family secretion protein translates to MANKKVAIAVLAVAAITLGLLINKFFIKDTQQHTNDAYIRADISRISPQIAGEIAQVLVKDNQWVKQGELLAVIDPREFNVALAQATAQEQSARARQDDARANLTRQSALIAAAQAERQAAQAELAFARQEQNRYQRMASSGAGSQQAAQQATTRVHTLSANVAQAEATLKAAKNMEQVLQAKLADSDAELMLAQAKKAMAELNLSYTRITAPIGGVVGKKSLRVGEFVKPGDALLAIVPQDKLYIIANYQETQLENIAHGQSVDIHIDTFPGQTLKGQVDSIAPASGVSFSAVAPENATGNFTKIVQRIPVKIVFDINKEHAALLSALRVGMSADVSINTLDGGL, encoded by the coding sequence ATGGCTAATAAGAAAGTCGCCATTGCCGTATTGGCGGTCGCCGCCATTACGCTGGGATTATTAATCAATAAATTCTTTATTAAAGATACACAGCAACACACCAACGATGCCTATATTCGCGCCGATATTTCGCGTATTTCTCCGCAGATCGCCGGTGAAATTGCACAGGTGTTGGTCAAGGACAACCAGTGGGTCAAGCAGGGGGAGTTGCTGGCGGTGATCGACCCGCGTGAGTTCAACGTTGCCCTGGCGCAGGCGACGGCGCAGGAGCAATCGGCCCGCGCCCGGCAGGACGACGCCAGGGCTAACCTCACCCGGCAGAGTGCGCTGATCGCCGCCGCGCAGGCGGAGCGGCAGGCGGCGCAGGCGGAGCTGGCGTTTGCGCGCCAGGAGCAGAACCGCTACCAGCGAATGGCCAGCAGCGGCGCGGGTTCGCAGCAGGCGGCGCAGCAGGCGACGACGCGGGTGCACACGCTTTCCGCCAATGTGGCGCAGGCGGAGGCGACGCTCAAAGCGGCGAAAAATATGGAGCAGGTGCTGCAGGCCAAGCTGGCGGACAGCGATGCCGAACTGATGTTGGCGCAGGCGAAGAAAGCGATGGCCGAACTGAACCTGTCTTATACCCGCATCACCGCGCCTATCGGCGGCGTGGTCGGCAAGAAAAGCCTGCGGGTCGGGGAGTTCGTCAAACCGGGCGATGCGCTGCTGGCCATCGTGCCGCAGGACAAGCTGTACATCATCGCCAACTACCAGGAAACCCAGTTGGAAAACATTGCGCACGGGCAGTCGGTAGACATCCATATCGATACCTTTCCCGGCCAAACGCTGAAAGGGCAGGTGGACAGCATCGCGCCAGCTTCCGGCGTCAGTTTCTCGGCCGTGGCGCCGGAAAACGCCACCGGTAACTTCACCAAGATCGTCCAGCGCATCCCGGTGAAGATTGTGTTTGATATCAACAAGGAGCACGCCGCTTTGCTGAGCGCGCTGCGCGTCGGCATGTCTGCGGACGTCAGCATCAATACGCTGGACGGGGGGCTGTAA
- a CDS encoding efflux transporter outer membrane subunit, whose protein sequence is MNRAVIPLLLIALSGCRAVGPDYAQPQNTLPESWGQQAGGGALPVAWWSIFNDAPLSQLAQRVAAGNLDLQLATARLQQSRALLGVTEAALMPDLSLDGAYQRQRATSVGSMDPSGNGGEADYNLWRGGFSAAWELDMWGKLRRASESARAGFAASQENRRALLTSVTAEVASNYLRLRATQQQLAVAQENRATALRTLQLTQSRYQSGAGNELDIDQAQVQLAQVDALLPTLADRQERLINAIGLLLGERPGALKAMLSPPGPLPTLARAVPMGVPSDLALRRPDIREAAERLHQATAEIGVATADYYPRITLTGNAGYQALALSDMGSWSTHTFAIGPVLYLPLFDGGKITQRVRLSEYRQQEMAIAYQQTVLRAWHEIDDALSGYRAQQRRQTYLAEALAANRHAFALARDSYLNGASDFIHVLSTQRALLDLQSAQIVSEEETAIAVVNIYRALGGGWELTYPSAAPQEKADAQHAE, encoded by the coding sequence ATGAACAGAGCCGTGATACCGCTCTTGCTGATTGCGCTGAGCGGCTGCCGGGCGGTGGGGCCGGATTATGCTCAGCCACAGAACACATTGCCCGAGAGCTGGGGTCAGCAGGCCGGCGGCGGGGCATTGCCGGTGGCCTGGTGGTCGATATTCAACGATGCGCCGCTGTCGCAGCTGGCGCAGCGCGTGGCGGCCGGTAACCTGGATCTGCAGCTCGCCACGGCGCGCCTGCAGCAGAGCCGCGCCCTGCTGGGGGTGACGGAGGCGGCGCTGATGCCGGATCTGAGCCTGGACGGCGCTTATCAGCGCCAGCGCGCTACCTCGGTGGGCAGCATGGATCCGTCCGGCAACGGCGGAGAGGCGGATTATAACCTCTGGCGCGGCGGCTTCAGCGCCGCCTGGGAGCTGGACATGTGGGGCAAGCTGCGCCGCGCGTCGGAAAGCGCGCGCGCCGGCTTCGCCGCTTCGCAGGAGAATCGGCGCGCACTGCTGACGTCGGTGACGGCGGAGGTGGCGAGCAACTATCTGCGCCTGCGCGCCACGCAGCAGCAGCTGGCTGTGGCGCAGGAAAACCGCGCCACCGCGCTGCGCACGCTGCAGCTGACGCAAAGCCGTTATCAAAGCGGCGCGGGCAACGAACTGGATATCGATCAGGCGCAGGTGCAGTTGGCGCAGGTGGATGCTCTGCTGCCGACGTTGGCCGATCGGCAGGAACGCTTGATCAACGCCATCGGCCTGTTGCTGGGCGAGCGGCCGGGCGCGCTGAAGGCGATGTTGTCGCCGCCGGGGCCGCTGCCGACGCTGGCGCGCGCGGTGCCGATGGGGGTGCCGTCGGATCTGGCGCTGCGCAGGCCGGATATTCGCGAAGCGGCGGAGCGTTTGCATCAGGCCACCGCCGAGATAGGCGTCGCCACCGCCGACTACTACCCACGCATTACGCTGACCGGCAACGCGGGCTACCAGGCATTGGCCTTGTCGGATATGGGCAGCTGGTCCACGCATACCTTCGCCATCGGCCCCGTTTTGTATCTGCCGTTGTTCGACGGAGGGAAAATCACCCAGCGGGTACGCCTGAGCGAATATCGCCAGCAGGAAATGGCCATCGCCTACCAGCAAACGGTGCTGCGCGCCTGGCACGAGATCGACGACGCGCTTTCCGGCTATCGCGCCCAACAGCGCCGCCAGACGTACCTGGCCGAGGCGCTGGCCGCCAACCGGCACGCGTTTGCGCTGGCGCGCGACAGCTATCTGAACGGCGCCAGCGATTTTATCCACGTTCTGAGCACGCAGCGCGCGCTGCTGGATCTGCAGTCCGCGCAAATTGTTTCAGAGGAGGAGACGGCGATCGCCGTGGTGAATATCTATCGAGCGCTGGGCGGCGGCTGGGAACTCACCTACCCGTCTGCGGCGCCACAGGAGAAGGCTGATGCACAACACGCTGAATAA
- a CDS encoding siderophore-interacting protein, with protein sequence MHNTLNKMVDEMLERDTRRKREARVSAVRQVSARIRRITLSGDDVDKFIAAPRAQEPASWVKVFFPWRDTLAGRAYTLSGIDKLARTFDIDMVLHGEGPASNWARDAMPGDKLGFAGPCSGGFRLLPQTRWLLLLGDETALPAMRTILASLSDPLPVLWFAEVGDAQEIQDVDCSFLQVNSWQIRTRHFDSVMNSPLVQAVSHCELPAGEGQVWLACEHQVAAYLKARFINEMGISRAALFAKGYWKKGEANFKGAI encoded by the coding sequence ATGCACAACACGCTGAATAAGATGGTCGACGAGATGCTGGAAAGAGATACCCGCCGCAAACGGGAGGCGCGGGTGAGCGCGGTGCGGCAAGTTAGCGCGCGGATCAGGCGCATCACGTTGAGCGGCGACGATGTGGACAAGTTTATCGCCGCTCCGCGCGCGCAGGAGCCGGCCAGCTGGGTCAAGGTGTTCTTTCCGTGGCGCGACACGCTGGCCGGGCGGGCTTACACCCTGAGCGGCATCGATAAACTCGCCCGCACCTTCGATATCGACATGGTGCTGCACGGCGAAGGCCCGGCGTCGAACTGGGCGCGCGACGCGATGCCGGGCGACAAGCTGGGGTTCGCCGGCCCTTGCTCCGGTGGCTTTCGGCTGCTGCCGCAAACCCGCTGGCTTTTGTTGCTGGGCGATGAGACCGCGTTGCCTGCCATGCGCACCATCCTCGCCTCGCTGTCCGATCCGTTGCCGGTGCTGTGGTTCGCCGAAGTGGGCGATGCGCAGGAGATCCAGGACGTCGATTGCTCCTTTTTGCAGGTGAACAGCTGGCAAATACGCACCCGGCATTTTGACAGCGTGATGAACAGCCCGCTGGTGCAGGCCGTCAGCCACTGCGAACTGCCGGCCGGGGAAGGGCAGGTGTGGCTGGCCTGCGAACACCAGGTCGCTGCGTATCTGAAGGCGCGTTTTATCAACGAAATGGGCATCTCCCGCGCCGCCTTGTTTGCCAAAGGTTATTGGAAAAAGGGCGAAGCCAATTTCAAGGGCGCGATTTAA
- a CDS encoding universal stress protein: protein MIERVLLAVDCFEHSGNALEFMARLQGSIGGVIVLTVVDNAFTLSRSGLRFDSDEREEYPAAQREEALAEKQVGQVTRALKQMGFNAQGLLAAGAPIEVIPEQMALFNCDLLIISHRHLSSLERWLNASVTRGLLDEIGQPVLVIPR, encoded by the coding sequence ATGATTGAGAGAGTGTTATTGGCGGTGGACTGCTTTGAACACAGCGGCAACGCCCTGGAGTTTATGGCGCGTCTGCAAGGCAGCATCGGCGGCGTGATCGTGCTGACGGTGGTGGACAATGCCTTCACGCTTAGCCGCAGCGGCCTGCGTTTCGACAGCGACGAGCGCGAAGAATATCCCGCCGCCCAGCGCGAAGAGGCGCTGGCGGAAAAGCAGGTCGGGCAGGTGACGCGGGCGTTGAAACAGATGGGCTTCAACGCCCAGGGCCTGCTGGCTGCCGGGGCGCCCATCGAGGTGATCCCGGAGCAGATGGCGCTGTTCAACTGCGATCTGTTGATCATCTCGCACCGCCACCTGTCTTCGTTGGAGCGCTGGCTGAACGCCTCGGTCACGCGCGGCCTGCTGGATGAGATTGGTCAACCGGTATTGGTGATCCCGCGCTAA
- a CDS encoding DUF962 domain-containing protein codes for MRSLEDQLAAYAAYHRDARNIATHFIGIPLIVVSLLALLSRPAWGAGWLPFSPACALVIVSALYYLRLNLRLGVMMLALLVLCLGFGAWVASLSTAAWLSVSLGGFVIGWLFQFVGHFWEGRKPAFMDDVAGLIIGPLFVLAEACFLAGGLPELARNIEMRAGKVRRGRA; via the coding sequence ATGCGAAGTCTGGAAGATCAACTTGCCGCTTATGCCGCCTATCATCGCGATGCGCGCAATATCGCCACACATTTTATCGGCATCCCGCTGATCGTCGTCAGCCTGTTGGCGCTGCTCTCTCGGCCGGCATGGGGGGCGGGATGGCTGCCGTTCTCGCCGGCCTGCGCGCTGGTTATCGTCTCGGCGCTCTATTACCTGCGGCTGAATCTGCGTCTTGGCGTCATGATGTTGGCGTTGCTGGTGCTGTGCCTCGGGTTCGGCGCCTGGGTGGCGTCGCTGTCGACGGCGGCGTGGCTGAGCGTCAGCCTCGGCGGTTTCGTGATCGGCTGGCTGTTTCAGTTCGTCGGGCATTTCTGGGAGGGGCGAAAACCGGCGTTTATGGACGACGTGGCGGGCCTTATCATCGGCCCGCTGTTCGTGCTGGCGGAAGCCTGCTTCCTGGCCGGCGGGCTGCCTGAGCTGGCGCGGAATATCGAAATGCGTGCGGGCAAGGTGCGCCGCGGGAGGGCCTGA
- a CDS encoding MFS transporter, with protein sequence MKVNYPLLALAVGAFGIGTTEFSPMGLLPTIAKGVDVSIPMAGMLISAYAVGVMVGAPLMTLLLSHRARRSALIFLMAIFTLGNVLSALAPDYTTLMLSRIITSLNHGAFFGLGSVVAASVVPKEKQASAVATMFMGLTIANIGGVPAATWLGETIGWRMSFLATAGLGVVAMLGLWFSLPQGSAGARPDVKRELSVLVRPQVLTALLTTVLGAGAMFTLYTYISPVLQHITEATPLFVTVMLVLIGVGFSIGNYLGGKFADRSESATLKGFLLLLAAIMLLIPLLARSEIGAAVSMVIWGAATFAVVPPLQMRVMRVASEAPGLSSSVNIGAFNLGNALGAAAGGAVVSAGLGYSFVPVMGAIIAGLALLLVLFTSRRAEKVAYANG encoded by the coding sequence ATGAAAGTGAATTATCCCTTGTTAGCCCTGGCGGTGGGGGCGTTCGGTATCGGCACCACCGAGTTTTCCCCCATGGGGTTGCTGCCAACCATCGCCAAAGGGGTGGACGTTTCCATTCCGATGGCCGGCATGTTGATCAGCGCCTACGCTGTTGGCGTGATGGTCGGCGCACCCTTGATGACGCTGCTGCTGTCGCACCGGGCGCGCAGAAGCGCGCTGATCTTCCTGATGGCGATCTTTACCCTCGGTAACGTGCTGTCGGCCCTCGCGCCGGATTACACCACCCTGATGCTGTCGCGCATCATCACCAGCCTGAACCACGGCGCTTTCTTTGGCCTCGGGTCGGTGGTGGCCGCCAGCGTGGTGCCGAAGGAGAAACAGGCCAGCGCCGTGGCGACCATGTTTATGGGCCTGACCATCGCCAATATCGGCGGGGTGCCGGCCGCGACCTGGCTGGGTGAAACCATCGGCTGGCGCATGTCGTTCCTGGCTACCGCAGGGTTAGGCGTGGTAGCCATGCTGGGGCTGTGGTTCTCGTTGCCGCAAGGCAGCGCCGGGGCGCGGCCCGATGTGAAACGCGAACTGTCGGTGCTGGTGCGGCCGCAGGTATTGACCGCGCTGCTGACCACCGTGCTGGGCGCGGGCGCGATGTTCACGCTCTATACCTATATCTCGCCGGTATTGCAGCACATCACTGAGGCGACGCCGTTGTTCGTGACGGTGATGCTGGTATTGATCGGCGTTGGTTTCTCCATCGGCAATTACCTCGGCGGCAAATTTGCTGACCGCTCCGAAAGCGCGACGCTGAAAGGCTTCCTGCTGTTGCTGGCGGCCATCATGCTGCTGATCCCGTTGCTGGCGCGCAGTGAAATCGGCGCGGCGGTCAGCATGGTGATTTGGGGGGCGGCGACCTTCGCCGTGGTGCCGCCGCTGCAGATGCGTGTGATGCGCGTCGCCAGCGAAGCACCGGGCCTGTCGTCTTCGGTCAATATCGGCGCTTTCAACCTGGGCAATGCGCTCGGTGCCGCCGCCGGCGGCGCGGTGGTCTCCGCCGGGCTGGGATACAGCTTCGTGCCGGTGATGGGGGCGATTATCGCCGGGCTGGCGCTGCTGTTGGTGCTGTTTACCAGCCGCCGAGCCGAAAAGGTGGCCTACGCCAACGGCTAA
- a CDS encoding DUF4282 domain-containing protein, producing the protein MRNIFFFDAMLTPKIITAVYWLALLGVLISGIGMMFYGEFFRGLFGIIVGGVFVRVAFEMIIIAFKNNEYLRKIAEKP; encoded by the coding sequence ATGAGAAATATCTTCTTCTTCGATGCGATGCTGACGCCAAAAATCATCACCGCCGTTTACTGGCTGGCGCTGTTGGGCGTGTTGATCAGCGGTATTGGCATGATGTTTTACGGCGAGTTCTTCCGCGGACTGTTCGGCATCATCGTCGGCGGCGTGTTCGTGCGCGTGGCGTTCGAGATGATCATCATTGCGTTTAAAAATAACGAATATCTGCGCAAAATCGCCGAAAAACCGTAA
- a CDS encoding NAD-dependent epimerase/dehydratase family protein, protein MVLRTDVGRILITGAGGRVATAFRQAMGDRYALRLAERDISLLSDRLPGDEIISFNIADLDACRAACANIDTVLHLAADPAPDADFCSSLMDNNILGTFNIFRAAKDAGCRRVVFASSAQAVEGYPLDYQIRPDDAPKPKNLYGASKAFGEGIAAYFAHQEGLSALSVRIANFTALSPGDRLSARDMSAFLSHRDAADLLERCIRVAEVQYAVVHGVSNNRYKRLSLEETSRLLGYYPQDDAFSLLGFE, encoded by the coding sequence ATGGTGTTGCGTACTGATGTAGGACGGATTTTGATTACCGGCGCCGGCGGCCGGGTCGCCACGGCGTTTCGTCAGGCCATGGGCGATCGCTACGCGCTGCGCCTGGCGGAACGCGACATCAGCCTGCTGAGCGATCGGCTGCCAGGCGATGAGATCATCAGCTTCAACATTGCCGATCTCGACGCCTGCCGCGCAGCCTGCGCCAACATCGACACCGTATTGCACCTGGCCGCCGATCCGGCTCCCGACGCCGATTTTTGCAGTTCGTTGATGGACAACAACATTCTCGGCACCTTCAATATCTTCCGCGCGGCGAAAGATGCCGGCTGCCGCCGGGTAGTGTTCGCCAGCAGCGCACAGGCGGTGGAAGGTTATCCGCTCGATTACCAAATCCGCCCGGATGACGCGCCGAAACCGAAAAACCTGTACGGCGCCAGCAAGGCATTCGGCGAAGGCATCGCCGCCTATTTCGCCCACCAGGAGGGGCTTTCCGCCCTGTCGGTGCGCATCGCCAACTTCACGGCCCTGAGCCCGGGCGATCGCCTCAGCGCCCGCGACATGAGCGCGTTTCTCAGCCATCGCGACGCCGCCGATCTGCTGGAGCGCTGCATTCGTGTCGCAGAGGTGCAATATGCGGTGGTGCACGGGGTTTCCAATAACCGCTACAAACGTTTATCGCTGGAAGAGACCAGCCGTTTGCTCGGTTACTACCCGCAGGACGATGCGTTCAGCCTGCTCGGTTTCGAGTAG
- a CDS encoding LysR family transcriptional regulator produces the protein MFDWQDLKHFVALARTGSLSAAARELGCDHATVGRRVAALEQALGLRLIVRHPRSTPLTQDGLAIAGLAAGIDAQSQAIIRHARSAGATPQASVRISAPPSIAAHILAPRIAEFNQAFPQIVVTLAGESALAELDRGEADIAVRMVRPQQPELLAQRIGMMRYALYAAPEHAALPDAARRFLAYDPHYRQQPHQQWLQQLLQGRPVVFQASDLFSLQQAARSGLGAAVLPTFVADNDPDLVPLPTASAAPTRELWLVTYPDLARTAAVRAVMTFLVETLGKTCPLPA, from the coding sequence ATGTTTGACTGGCAGGATTTAAAACACTTCGTGGCATTGGCGCGCACCGGTTCGCTGTCGGCGGCGGCGCGGGAATTGGGCTGCGATCACGCCACCGTCGGGCGGCGCGTAGCAGCGCTGGAACAGGCGCTCGGCCTGCGTTTGATCGTACGTCACCCGCGCAGCACCCCGCTGACCCAGGACGGGCTGGCCATCGCCGGACTGGCGGCCGGGATCGACGCGCAGAGCCAGGCCATTATCCGCCATGCGCGCAGCGCCGGCGCAACGCCACAGGCCAGCGTGCGCATCAGCGCGCCGCCGTCGATCGCCGCGCATATTCTCGCGCCGCGCATTGCCGAATTTAATCAGGCTTTCCCACAAATCGTCGTGACGCTGGCGGGTGAATCCGCGCTCGCGGAGCTGGATCGCGGCGAAGCGGACATCGCCGTGCGCATGGTGCGCCCACAGCAGCCGGAGCTGCTGGCACAGCGTATCGGCATGATGCGCTACGCGCTGTACGCCGCGCCTGAGCATGCCGCACTGCCCGACGCGGCGCGCCGCTTTCTCGCCTATGACCCTCACTACCGACAGCAGCCGCATCAACAATGGTTGCAGCAGCTGTTACAGGGGCGGCCGGTGGTCTTTCAGGCCAGCGATCTGTTTTCACTGCAACAAGCGGCACGTTCAGGGTTGGGTGCCGCCGTTTTGCCGACGTTTGTCGCCGATAACGATCCGGATCTGGTGCCGTTGCCCACGGCGAGCGCCGCGCCAACGCGCGAGCTTTGGCTGGTGACGTATCCCGATTTGGCGCGTACCGCCGCCGTGCGCGCAGTGATGACTTTCCTGGTCGAGACGCTCGGTAAAACGTGCCCATTGCCGGCATAA
- a CDS encoding SDR family NAD(P)-dependent oxidoreductase yields the protein MNLQLQQRTALVTGASEGIGAGMVRVLAAQGVTVVATARRGDRLQALADEVERQGAVRPWVAVADVTDPEALTQLAAQALRQLGTVDILINAVGAFHPTALDESDRGWEEAFALNFTPARRLTQALLPAMQAQGWGRVINISGSMEPRSLSAASAAKGALHLWAKGLAGDVAAQGITVNTLQPGRINSEQIRERLYASDEARQAFIAQHIPIGYFGEPEDMAYLAAFLCSPLARYITGAVIPVDGGMHYFAH from the coding sequence ATGAATTTGCAATTACAGCAACGCACGGCATTGGTCACGGGAGCCAGCGAAGGGATCGGTGCCGGCATGGTCAGGGTGCTGGCCGCTCAAGGGGTCACGGTAGTGGCCACTGCGCGACGCGGCGATCGGCTGCAGGCCTTGGCGGATGAGGTGGAACGGCAAGGCGCTGTGCGCCCGTGGGTCGCCGTTGCAGACGTTACCGACCCCGAAGCGTTAACCCAACTGGCGGCGCAGGCGCTGCGTCAGCTGGGGACCGTCGATATTCTGATCAACGCGGTCGGCGCATTTCACCCCACGGCGCTGGACGAAAGCGATCGCGGTTGGGAAGAGGCTTTCGCTTTGAACTTCACGCCGGCCCGGCGGTTGACTCAGGCGCTGTTGCCGGCCATGCAGGCACAGGGCTGGGGGAGGGTTATCAACATCAGCGGCTCGATGGAGCCGCGCAGCCTGAGCGCCGCCAGCGCCGCCAAGGGCGCGCTGCATCTGTGGGCCAAGGGGCTGGCCGGCGACGTGGCTGCGCAGGGGATTACCGTCAATACGTTACAGCCGGGGCGCATTAACAGCGAACAGATCCGCGAGCGCTTATACGCATCCGATGAAGCGCGCCAGGCGTTCATTGCGCAACATATCCCGATAGGCTACTTCGGCGAGCCGGAAGATATGGCCTATCTGGCGGCGTTTCTTTGTTCCCCGCTCGCGCGATATATCACCGGCGCAGTGATCCCGGTAGATGGCGGCATGCATTATTTCGCGCATTGA
- the bglF gene encoding PTS beta-glucoside transporter subunit IIABC, producing MKYDTLASEILAGVGGRDNVKSLVHCATRLRFKLRDDSHANAEALKKNPGVIMVVESGGQFQVVVGNHVAEVFDAVNRVGGLTEGAPNGGEADGKKDNLLSRFIDLVSGIFTPLLGVMAASGILKGFLALSLACGWLLESGGTFKMLFAASDALFYFFPIMLGYTAGKKFGGNPFVTMAIGGALTHPLMMAAFEAAQQPGAVREYFFGIPLTFINYSSSVIPIIFAAWVSCRLEPLFNRVIHSALRNFITPLLCLAITVPLTFLLIGPAATWLSHLLANGYQSIYAFNPIIAGAFMGAMWQVCVIFGLHWGLVPLMINNLSVLGRDTMVPLLLPAVMGQVGATLGVMLRTRDAKLRALSASAIGAGIFGITEPAVYGVTLPNKRPFIFGCIGGALGGAVIGYFHTSVYSFGLVSVFTFAQIIPGGGIDATVWGAIGGTLLSFVFAALASYLFGVAPAEEAVAQPEAASPLNRKQAILSPIAGDIVPLEQVNDATFASGLLGKGVAIAPQQGRVVAPVSGSVASLFKTKHAIGIESDDGAEILIHVGIDTVKLDGAHFTAHVREGERIAPGDLLIEFDQAAIHAAGYDTTTPIIISNSDDYVDVLTSGLSPVQEQAPLLTLLR from the coding sequence ATGAAATATGACACATTAGCCAGTGAGATTTTGGCCGGCGTCGGTGGCCGCGACAATGTGAAAAGTCTGGTGCACTGCGCCACTCGCCTGCGTTTCAAGCTGCGTGACGACAGCCATGCCAATGCCGAGGCGCTGAAGAAAAACCCCGGCGTTATCATGGTGGTGGAGAGCGGCGGCCAGTTCCAGGTGGTGGTGGGCAACCACGTCGCGGAGGTGTTCGATGCGGTCAACCGGGTCGGTGGGCTGACCGAAGGCGCGCCGAATGGCGGCGAGGCGGACGGCAAGAAGGATAACCTGCTCAGCCGCTTTATCGATCTGGTCTCCGGCATTTTCACCCCGTTGCTCGGGGTGATGGCCGCTTCGGGGATCCTGAAAGGGTTCCTGGCGCTGAGCCTGGCCTGCGGTTGGCTGCTGGAAAGCGGCGGCACCTTCAAAATGCTGTTCGCCGCCAGCGACGCGCTGTTCTACTTCTTCCCGATCATGCTCGGCTATACCGCCGGGAAAAAATTCGGCGGCAACCCGTTCGTCACCATGGCGATCGGCGGCGCGCTGACGCACCCGCTGATGATGGCGGCCTTCGAGGCGGCGCAGCAGCCGGGCGCGGTGCGCGAATACTTCTTCGGCATTCCGTTGACCTTCATCAACTACAGCTCGTCGGTGATTCCGATCATCTTTGCGGCCTGGGTGTCCTGCCGCCTGGAGCCGCTGTTCAACCGGGTGATCCACAGCGCGCTGCGCAATTTCATCACGCCGCTGCTGTGTCTGGCGATCACCGTGCCGCTGACCTTCCTGTTGATCGGCCCGGCGGCGACCTGGCTCAGCCATCTGCTGGCCAACGGTTATCAGAGCATTTACGCCTTCAACCCGATCATTGCCGGCGCCTTTATGGGCGCGATGTGGCAGGTGTGCGTGATCTTCGGCCTGCATTGGGGGCTGGTGCCGTTGATGATCAACAACCTGAGCGTGCTGGGGCGTGACACCATGGTGCCGCTGCTGCTGCCGGCGGTGATGGGGCAGGTCGGCGCCACGCTGGGCGTGATGCTGCGCACCCGTGACGCCAAGCTGCGGGCGCTGTCCGCGTCGGCGATCGGCGCCGGCATTTTCGGCATCACCGAGCCAGCGGTGTACGGCGTCACCTTGCCGAACAAGCGCCCGTTCATCTTCGGTTGCATCGGCGGCGCGCTGGGCGGCGCGGTGATCGGCTACTTCCATACTTCGGTTTACTCGTTTGGCCTGGTGAGCGTGTTCACCTTCGCGCAGATCATCCCCGGCGGCGGCATCGACGCCACGGTGTGGGGCGCGATCGGCGGCACCCTGCTGTCGTTCGTGTTCGCCGCGCTGGCCAGCTATCTGTTCGGCGTCGCGCCGGCGGAAGAGGCCGTCGCGCAGCCTGAAGCCGCTTCACCGCTCAACCGCAAACAGGCGATCCTCAGCCCGATCGCCGGCGATATCGTGCCGCTGGAGCAGGTGAACGACGCCACCTTCGCCAGCGGTCTGCTGGGGAAAGGCGTGGCGATTGCGCCGCAGCAGGGGCGCGTAGTGGCGCCGGTGAGCGGCAGCGTGGCGTCGCTGTTCAAAACCAAACACGCCATCGGTATCGAATCGGACGACGGTGCGGAGATTCTCATCCACGTCGGCATCGATACCGTGAAGCTCGACGGGGCGCATTTCACTGCCCACGTGCGGGAAGGCGAACGGATCGCCCCGGGCGATCTGCTGATCGAGTTCGACCAGGCGGCGATCCATGCCGCCGGCTATGACACCACCACGCCGATCATCATCAGCAACAGCGATGACTACGTGGACGTGTTGACCAGCGGCCTGTCTCCGGTGCAGGAACAGGCGCCGCTGCTGACTTTATTACGTTAA